The window GCGCTATTTTATGCCTTAGGTTTTGGTGGTGCAGACGCTAAGCTAATCTGGACACTTGGAATAGTGCACGTCATCAATCCAATGCAATTACTAGGATACAAACAACCAGTATTCATAAACCCAATATTTATCGTAACAATATTGATCAACTCAGTTTTCATCTCAATAAGCGCTGTAGTTTATAACCTAGCAAAAAACATACGCTGGTATCTTTCAGGCAGAAAACTATTTGAGGGATACGAAAAAACAATCCTCGAAAAAATCCTTTTGCTACTGATAGCATATAAAACAAGCAAAGAACAACTCATAAAAGATAGGTTCGCTATAACAGTTGAAAATGAAACCGAGACAGGAAGAACAATTAAACTAATTGGTCATGGAAAAATAGACCCACGTGAAGTAGATTTTAATAAGATCGAGGAGAGAGTACCTCATATAAATAAGTATGAAACATTCTGGGTAGAAAAACCATTACCATTCCTTGTTTTTTTAACTGGAGGATTCATTACAGCATTAATTTTTGGTGACATATCAATTGCATTGGTAATGATTATGTTGAGAAGAACGATCTGACAATGATTCAAGCTTCCGCCAATAAAAGTCTGAATATTACAAAAACCAAAATATTTAAGCTAGTATTGCATGTTATGAATAGTGGTGTAATTATGTTCTTAGATCCGTTATTGAGAAATGGAAAGGGATTATTTCTTGCATACGACCATGGTTTTGAGCACGGTCCAGCTGATTTTAATGAACAAAACGTTGATCCGTCATTTATAATGGATATTGCCGTTAGAGGTGGTTACACTGGTGTGATTCTCCATTATGGGGTTGCATCAAAATATTATGATGGTAAGGTGCCATTGATATTAAAATTAAACGGTAAAACAAATCTTGTA is drawn from Thermoprotei archaeon and contains these coding sequences:
- a CDS encoding A24 family peptidase C-terminal domain-containing protein, with amino-acid sequence MWPQTIEIAKIILTLIILILTSYMDLRTREVDDKIWIIYGSIGGFLTVIELMLGQLSILQVLISIGTGIMLGLALFYALGFGGADAKLIWTLGIVHVINPMQLLGYKQPVFINPIFIVTILINSVFISISAVVYNLAKNIRWYLSGRKLFEGYEKTILEKILLLLIAYKTSKEQLIKDRFAITVENETETGRTIKLIGHGKIDPREVDFNKIEERVPHINKYETFWVEKPLPFLVFLTGGFITALIFGDISIALVMIMLRRTI